A genomic segment from Phormidium ambiguum IAM M-71 encodes:
- a CDS encoding BamA/TamA family outer membrane protein: MRLSPVLVAAVAWVTLSNSNPASGQTTENKSATAIKHLNELELAAHSPSAESQSTESRSIENADIINTLTHVTSEPAQKSEALVSQVKKLNQEITISALTILPSEVEKTAQKPIKQELQAHINVSENHIPTFELLAHYSPKDTQLQQSAFYSLNHISEFSPNLNPVITAQATPPTDAPAPTTPEPTEPPATESGKPPAEGQTPNQPTEPEKPPAENQTPSQIDTPPSGQPSTNPLPTLEQNAPPSIPTQPKPPAQPVPSSEGEPRVLVAEVLVSGVDGKLQEIVYDAVRTRPGRTTTKSQLQEDINAVFATGYFSRVRAEPTDTPLGVRVTFVVEPNPVLRSVQIEGSQVIPKDLIDSTFREQYNEILNFRDLQAGIRQLEQWYKDRGYVLAQVVDTKVSPEGTVTLEVAEGVVEDIQVQFLNREGETVDAEGKPIRGRTQQYVITREMATKPGTVFNRNEIQRDLQRVFGLGLFDDVKLSLNPGQDPRRVNVQVNVRERNSGSIAAGAGFSSAAGLFGTASYQQQNLFGRNQKIGAEVQLGQREFLFDLRFTDPWIAGDPYRTSYTVNLFRRRSISLIFDGGDPEIRLPNGDRPRILRLGGGVTFTRPLSRNPLEASDWVASLGLQYQNVSIRDSDGDLRPRDELGNDLSFSGSGKDDLVTVQLGAVRDKRNNPTRTTQGSIFRIGLEQSVPLGQGSILMTRLRGSYSYYIPVKLTNFTPGPQALAFNIQGGTVLGDLPPYEAFSLGGVNSVRGYDEGELGSGRSYIQATAEYRFPIFSVIGGAVFVDFGTDLGTAGDVPGRPAEIRNKPGTGFGYGLGVRIQSPLGPIRIDYGFNDEGDGRIHFGIGERF, encoded by the coding sequence ATGCGTTTATCTCCAGTTTTGGTAGCAGCTGTTGCTTGGGTAACATTGAGTAACTCAAATCCAGCTTCCGGGCAAACAACGGAAAACAAATCTGCAACAGCAATCAAACATCTAAATGAATTAGAACTTGCAGCGCATTCACCTAGCGCCGAAAGTCAAAGTACTGAATCTCGATCGATCGAGAATGCCGATATAATTAATACTCTTACTCACGTTACTTCCGAACCTGCACAAAAATCAGAAGCACTAGTTTCGCAGGTAAAAAAATTAAATCAGGAAATTACTATTTCCGCCCTAACAATTTTGCCATCGGAGGTGGAAAAAACTGCTCAGAAGCCAATCAAACAGGAACTACAGGCACACATTAATGTGTCCGAAAATCACATTCCCACGTTTGAACTTCTAGCCCATTACTCGCCTAAAGATACCCAATTACAGCAGAGTGCATTTTATTCCTTAAATCATATTTCCGAATTTTCGCCAAATCTTAATCCGGTAATTACAGCACAAGCAACACCCCCAACTGACGCACCAGCACCAACAACACCAGAACCTACAGAACCCCCAGCAACAGAATCAGGTAAACCCCCTGCTGAAGGTCAAACCCCCAATCAACCAACAGAACCAGAAAAACCACCTGCGGAAAACCAAACCCCCAGTCAAATAGATACTCCTCCCAGTGGACAACCTAGCACTAATCCCTTACCAACACTGGAACAGAATGCGCCCCCTTCAATACCCACTCAACCTAAGCCCCCTGCTCAACCTGTGCCTTCTTCAGAAGGAGAACCTCGCGTATTAGTAGCAGAAGTGTTGGTAAGTGGTGTTGACGGAAAACTGCAAGAAATTGTTTATGATGCAGTTCGCACCCGTCCAGGGAGAACAACTACTAAATCACAATTACAAGAAGACATTAACGCCGTTTTTGCTACTGGTTATTTTTCCAGAGTTAGAGCCGAACCCACTGATACACCTTTGGGCGTGAGGGTAACATTTGTTGTAGAACCCAACCCTGTTCTACGTTCAGTGCAAATAGAAGGCAGCCAAGTAATACCAAAAGACTTAATAGACAGCACATTCCGGGAACAATACAACGAAATTCTCAATTTCCGTGATTTACAAGCTGGTATCAGACAACTAGAACAGTGGTACAAAGACAGGGGATATGTTTTAGCACAAGTAGTAGATACCAAAGTTTCCCCAGAAGGTACTGTAACCCTGGAAGTTGCAGAAGGGGTAGTTGAAGATATTCAAGTACAGTTCTTGAATCGGGAAGGAGAAACTGTTGATGCTGAAGGAAAGCCAATTAGGGGAAGAACTCAGCAATATGTAATTACCCGCGAAATGGCAACTAAGCCAGGTACAGTGTTTAACCGAAATGAAATTCAACGGGATTTACAGCGGGTATTTGGTTTGGGCTTATTCGATGATGTCAAATTATCGTTAAATCCTGGTCAAGACCCCCGACGAGTAAATGTACAAGTGAATGTTCGGGAGAGAAATAGTGGTTCTATTGCGGCTGGGGCAGGTTTCAGTTCGGCGGCAGGTTTATTTGGTACAGCAAGTTATCAACAGCAGAATTTGTTTGGCAGAAACCAAAAAATTGGTGCAGAGGTGCAGTTAGGTCAAAGGGAATTTCTCTTTGATTTGCGTTTTACTGACCCTTGGATTGCGGGCGACCCCTATCGAACATCTTACACAGTTAACTTGTTTAGAAGGCGATCGATCTCCCTAATTTTTGACGGTGGCGACCCAGAAATTAGATTACCAAACGGCGACAGACCCAGAATCCTCCGACTCGGTGGCGGTGTCACCTTTACCCGTCCTCTATCTCGTAATCCCTTAGAAGCTTCTGATTGGGTAGCTTCTTTAGGATTGCAATATCAAAATGTCTCCATTCGTGACTCCGATGGCGACCTCAGACCCAGAGACGAACTTGGAAACGACCTCAGCTTTAGTGGCTCAGGAAAAGATGACTTAGTAACCGTACAACTTGGTGCAGTCCGCGATAAACGCAACAACCCCACGCGCACCACCCAAGGTTCCATCTTCCGCATCGGTCTAGAACAATCCGTACCCCTTGGTCAAGGTAGCATCCTGATGACCAGATTGCGCGGAAGTTACAGCTACTACATTCCCGTTAAATTAACCAACTTTACCCCAGGCCCACAAGCACTCGCTTTCAACATCCAAGGTGGAACGGTTTTAGGTGATTTACCCCCCTACGAAGCCTTCTCCTTAGGCGGCGTTAACTCTGTTCGCGGTTACGATGAAGGTGAACTGGGTAGCGGTCGCAGTTACATTCAAGCTACCGCTGAGTATCGCTTCCCAATCTTCTCAGTTATTGGCGGCGCGGTATTTGTCGATTTTGGTACAGACTTGGGAACTGCCGGAGATGTCCCTGGGAGACCCGCTGAAATCCGTAATAAACCCGGAACTGGCTTCGGCTACGGTCTCGGCGTTCGCATTCAATCACCTCTAGGTCCGATTCGGATTGATTATGGCTTCAATGATGAAGGTGATGGCCGAATTCATTTCGGTATCGGTGAAAGGTTCTAA
- the lpxC gene encoding UDP-3-O-acyl-N-acetylglucosamine deacetylase: MTQTLTNCFELSGVGLHNGTITKVRVLPALPGQGRYFVRIDLPEQPTIPAKLEAVTQTLLSTQLGENNGGVRTVEHLLAALTAMGVRDARIEIDGSEVPLLDGSARVWVEAILQAGLVEEGSRGAGEQGGRGAESYNSPNPQSAVPSPLSVYQGDAFVCAMPAPELRFTYGIDFDLPAIGNQWYSWCPSQESFADAIAPARTFGLAHQVEELRAKGLIKGGTLENALVCDRSGWLNPPLRFANEPVRHKILDLVGDLSLLGNIPIAHYFAYKASHNLHIQLAKLLQAQGLGTRD; encoded by the coding sequence ATGACACAAACTCTGACAAATTGTTTTGAACTTTCTGGTGTTGGTCTTCATAACGGCACCATTACCAAAGTGCGGGTTTTACCAGCATTACCTGGTCAAGGTCGCTATTTTGTCAGGATTGATTTGCCGGAACAACCAACTATTCCAGCCAAGTTAGAAGCAGTAACCCAAACTCTGCTTTCTACTCAACTAGGAGAAAATAATGGCGGAGTTCGCACTGTAGAACACCTTTTAGCCGCTTTAACGGCAATGGGTGTTCGTGATGCCAGAATCGAAATTGATGGCTCTGAAGTACCGCTTTTGGATGGCTCAGCGCGAGTTTGGGTAGAGGCGATTTTACAAGCAGGACTGGTAGAAGAGGGGAGCAGGGGAGCAGGGGAGCAGGGGGGCAGGGGGGCAGAAAGTTACAATTCCCCCAATCCCCAATCCGCAGTTCCCAGTCCCTTATCCGTGTATCAGGGTGATGCTTTTGTTTGTGCTATGCCTGCGCCGGAACTGCGGTTTACTTATGGAATAGATTTCGATCTTCCAGCGATCGGCAATCAATGGTACAGTTGGTGTCCAAGTCAAGAAAGTTTTGCAGATGCGATCGCACCTGCACGCACTTTTGGTCTAGCTCATCAAGTCGAAGAGTTACGGGCTAAAGGTTTAATTAAAGGTGGAACTTTGGAAAATGCTTTGGTTTGCGATCGTTCTGGTTGGCTCAATCCACCTTTGCGATTTGCAAATGAACCAGTCCGTCATAAAATTTTAGACTTAGTAGGAGATTTGAGTTTGTTGGGCAATATCCCGATCGCTCATTACTTCGCCTACAAAGCAAGTCACAATTTGCATATCCAACTAGCTAAGTTGTTACAAGCACAAGGATTGGGGACTAGGGACTAG
- the fabZ gene encoding 3-hydroxyacyl-ACP dehydratase FabZ, translated as MSVIEASTSNSQTSESTDIPSSADSKKVFTIEEIQNLLPHRYPFLLVDRIIDYVPGEKAVGIKNVTVNEPFFQGHFPGRPVMPGVLIVEAMAQVGGIILTQLPDIERGLFMFAAIDGVKFRRPVTPGDQLVMTLELLSIKRRRFGKMRGVAHVDGKLACEGDLMFSLVD; from the coding sequence ATGTCCGTAATTGAAGCCAGTACATCCAATTCTCAAACTTCGGAATCAACAGATATCCCATCTTCTGCTGACAGCAAAAAAGTTTTTACAATTGAAGAAATTCAAAATTTGCTGCCCCATCGTTATCCGTTTTTATTAGTAGACCGCATCATTGATTATGTACCTGGAGAAAAGGCAGTTGGCATTAAAAATGTCACTGTTAATGAACCATTTTTCCAAGGTCATTTTCCCGGAAGACCTGTTATGCCGGGAGTGCTAATAGTCGAAGCAATGGCTCAAGTCGGTGGCATAATTTTGACTCAATTACCTGATATTGAGCGCGGTTTATTTATGTTTGCTGCGATCGATGGAGTCAAGTTCCGTCGTCCTGTAACCCCAGGGGATCAATTAGTAATGACCTTGGAACTACTCAGCATCAAACGTCGTCGCTTTGGTAAAATGCGCGGTGTCGCCCACGTAGACGGTAAACTCGCCTGCGAAGGCGATCTAATGTTTTCTTTGGTTGACTAG
- the lpxA gene encoding acyl-ACP--UDP-N-acetylglucosamine O-acyltransferase has translation MTTLIHPTAVVHPSAELHPTVQIGAYSVIGEKVKVGAGTVIGPHVVIEGLTEIGEQNEIFPGAAIGLEPQDLKYDGSVSLVKIGNGNKIREYVTINRATNAGEATVIGNNNLLMAYVHVAHNCVIEDSVVIANAVALAGHVKIESKAVIGGVLGIHQFVHVGRLAMVGGMSRIDRDVPPFMLVEGSPSRVRSLNLVGLKRAGFTSGDLADLKKAFRLLYRSEFTLNQALEQLSGLNNNPHIEHLYHFLQMSQLPKRRGPIPGKSRSINNVDDN, from the coding sequence ATGACTACCTTAATCCATCCCACAGCCGTCGTTCATCCTAGCGCCGAACTTCATCCTACAGTTCAGATTGGAGCATATTCTGTAATTGGGGAAAAGGTCAAAGTCGGCGCAGGAACAGTTATTGGCCCTCATGTTGTGATTGAAGGGCTAACGGAAATTGGCGAACAAAATGAAATTTTTCCTGGTGCTGCGATCGGTCTAGAGCCTCAAGATTTAAAATACGATGGCTCCGTTAGTTTGGTCAAAATCGGCAACGGTAACAAAATTCGTGAGTATGTCACTATTAACCGTGCCACTAATGCCGGAGAAGCTACTGTAATCGGTAATAATAACCTGCTGATGGCTTATGTCCACGTAGCTCATAACTGCGTCATTGAAGACTCAGTAGTAATTGCGAATGCTGTAGCTTTAGCTGGTCATGTCAAAATTGAATCAAAAGCAGTCATTGGCGGCGTTTTAGGGATTCATCAATTTGTCCATGTTGGGCGCTTGGCGATGGTGGGCGGAATGAGTCGGATCGATCGAGACGTTCCACCATTTATGTTAGTAGAAGGAAGCCCTTCACGAGTCCGCAGTCTCAATTTAGTTGGGTTGAAACGGGCAGGTTTTACTAGTGGCGATTTGGCAGATCTGAAAAAAGCTTTCCGTCTGCTATATCGTTCCGAATTTACCTTAAATCAAGCTCTCGAACAATTATCAGGGTTAAATAATAATCCACATATCGAGCATTTATATCACTTTCTGCAAATGTCTCAATTACCAAAACGTCGAGGCCCGATTCCCGGTAAATCCCGTAGTATAAATAATGTTGATGATAATTAG